A window from Corynebacterium singulare encodes these proteins:
- a CDS encoding ABC transporter ATP-binding protein, with the protein MTTPTMTAAARAVDLFKQYGQGDTAVTALDHVNVEFARNAFTAIMGPSGSGKSTLMHTMAGLDSATSGSAFIGDTDMSQLSDKDITALRRDRLGFIFQSFNLVPTLTAAENITLPTDIAGKKVDKEWFDEVTTRLGLAKRLEHRPAELSGGQQQRVACARALVSRPEIIFGDEPTGNLDSNSSAEVLDILRTAVDKDGQTVVIVTHDAKAASYADRVVFLADGRLVNELHNPTMESIHAVMAEIEG; encoded by the coding sequence ATGACCACCCCAACGATGACTGCTGCGGCCCGCGCCGTTGACCTGTTTAAGCAATACGGGCAGGGAGACACCGCAGTTACCGCGTTGGACCACGTCAACGTTGAGTTTGCGCGCAACGCCTTCACCGCCATCATGGGCCCGTCTGGTTCCGGTAAGTCCACTCTCATGCACACCATGGCGGGTCTGGACTCCGCGACGTCCGGCTCGGCTTTCATCGGTGACACCGACATGTCCCAGCTCAGCGATAAGGACATCACCGCACTGCGTCGCGACCGCCTCGGCTTCATTTTCCAGTCCTTCAACCTCGTGCCTACGTTGACCGCGGCAGAAAACATCACCCTGCCGACCGACATTGCGGGCAAGAAAGTTGACAAGGAGTGGTTCGATGAGGTCACCACGCGCCTTGGTTTGGCCAAGCGCCTGGAGCACCGCCCGGCGGAGCTCTCCGGTGGTCAGCAGCAACGTGTGGCCTGCGCCCGCGCGTTGGTGTCGCGCCCGGAAATCATCTTCGGTGATGAGCCCACCGGCAACCTCGACTCCAACTCTTCCGCCGAGGTGCTGGACATTCTGCGCACCGCCGTCGATAAGGACGGCCAGACCGTCGTCATCGTCACCCACGATGCCAAGGCCGCGTCGTATGCCGATCGCGTGGTGTTCTTGGCCGATGGCCGCCTCGTCAACGAACTACACAACCCGACTATGGAGTCCATCCACGCTGTGATGGCAGAAATCGAGGGCTAA